Part of the Neoarius graeffei isolate fNeoGra1 chromosome 15, fNeoGra1.pri, whole genome shotgun sequence genome is shown below.
aactgttttcagctgtgctaacatgattgtacaagggttttctaatcatccattagccttctgaggcaataagcaaacacattgtaccattagaacactggagtgagagttgctggaaatgggcttctatacacctatggagatattgcaccaaaaaccagacatttgcagctagaatagtcatttaccacattagcaatgtatagagtggatttctgattagtttaaagtgatcttcattgaaaagaacagtgcttttctttcaaaaataaggaaatttcaaagtgaccccaaacttttgaacggtagtgtatatatatatatatatatatatatatatatatatatatatatatatatatatatatatactatatatatatatactgtatatatatatatatatatatatatatatatacacacacacacgttatttaccagccgggaggtccatatcgtgaaataccgtgaccgaggtattcaaccatacggaccgaccttaaaggaatactccggagtgaaatgctttctaggtctattttcgcattattgggagtgcatacgttcgaCAACAGTCGACATTTTCTACTGAGCGAGCATGTACTTTATCAATATAATGTatcaattataattataataatataattataataatataattataatTTTTTCCCAACCAGGTTTCCAACTAGCTTGATTTTGTTTTGTTATATTAAGCTTGTTTTATATATAAGTTATATAATGTCTGTGGTATAAGAGGGATAAACCACTTTGGAACATGCTGTTATTTAaactattttcttataacatcacTCCttttcatgttttattccttatttgttATGCTATGTCATAAGTTCACAAATAGTGTTTTTACTTTGACTGTTTTATGTAATACATTACTTTTTTTATTTCACATGTAACAAGAAATCTTAAAGAAAGTCCAAAATTCTGTATTTGTCTTAAGTGCTATAAAGGCTCCTTCTACAAGGATTACCGCCATGGCAGAGGAACCTACTTCTGGCCGGATGGCTCTCAGTTCGTGGGAAAGTTTTATCTgaattgtaaagagggatatggcaTACATCTTTTCTTTGATGGAACCGTTTTTAAGGTAAAAAAATTAACCAATACATATAGTCTAATTTGCATGCAtgttatttacaatttacacatTTTACTTTCGTGTTATACTGTTGCAGTAATAATGGCTCACGTTTGTATCCACCTACCTGTATCTTTTCAGTTGCTTAAATATGTTTAGGGCACTTAAATATGTTTAGCActttccacatgtgctgtctcCGACGCATCCTGCACATCACTTGGCAGGACAAAGTCCCCAATAGCACCATCCTGGAGAAAGCTGGAATTCCCAGCATGTACACACTGCTGAAACAGAGACGCGTGTGATGGCTTGGTCATGTAGTGCAGCTGGCTGATGGCTGGATTCCCAACGACCTCCTCTATGGAGAATTGGTCAAAGGAAAACGTCCCATAGGCAGACCAAAACTGCGCTACAAAGACATTTGCAAGAGGGACTTGAAAGCTCTGAGCACTGACCTGAACACCTGGGAAGCAGTAGCCTCAGATTGACCAGCCTGCAGAAAGGCCTCTCCAAGTTTGAAGATACAGTTGTTGAGCTGTCTGAggcaaagaggaggaggaggaaggtcAAATCCCAGTCAGACAGACCAGTGTCAGACTACACCTGTCCTCAGTGTGGGAGGGATTGTCACTCCCGCATTGGCCTGTCCAGCCATACTCAACGCTGCATTAGAACAACCCAGAGCGCAACTCCATAGTCTTCCAAGACTGACAGATGCCAAGGACACATTTTACATTCACATTATACTGCTGCAGTAATAACGGCTCACGTTTGTATCCATCTACCTGTATCTTTTCAGTTGCTTAAATATGTTTAGGGCAGCCCTGGCCTTGTGCTAGTGAAGAAATACTGAATACCTTCAATAGCTCTTACAAGGTTTATACTGTACCCATGTTCCTAGGGTCTGTACCATGCGAACGAGCGTTTCGGACCTGGAGTGATGTCTTATCCTGATGGTTGCCAGGATGTGGGTCTGTGGCACTGCAAGTGGCTATTGCGACTCTGCACCACTGTTAAGGGAGGCTTCACTTTAATGGACTTCCCAGAACACATGGCCCGACTCCCACAGCAACACCTTACACAGGTAACGATGGGCATAAGAATTACACTGTTCAGTGACTTGTTCCTAACAAGCCCATAAGCAGTCAGGACTTATTAAAGAGTGACTAGAAACACTGAGATACCTGAGATTGTGTTACCATTCAGTGCAATTATATACTGATTTcaattatgtaaggaataaatacATGAGGGTgagctgttataagaaaataaccaGCAATAGGGTGGTGCTATGCAGCCTGAAGTAAAGCGGAAGTGTTTCATTTCTCTTATACCAGAGCGTgttgtaattttaaaaaaattattaaagaGTAGCATCTCATTTTTTTAATCAATTTCtagttatatttaatattgtGTAACATTCATAAAACAACGTTGTTTCTGTTGTCACTTATATACATATTTTGGCTAGATCCAGTCTCTGCCTTCCTTCACAATGGAGTCTTGTACAGAAAATCAGCATTTCTTCACAGTTGACACGTATCTGCTGGGCGACTCCTCTTGTCTGGAGAAGGGACAATTCATTCTTCCCCCAGGCATTGAGAACTACTCCACTGATTCAGACCACCTGCCTATACCCCAGTGCCTGCGTCAAGAACTCGACTTGCACTTCTTTAACAGAAGCGATATCAGCATGCCTTTGTTCTTTAATGCACTACCTCTTCAGCAGAGAATGAAggctcacatccacacacacaggtCCAGTGCAGCTGTGAAACATCAGCATTATGACTAAACTCTTACCCACATAGAGAACAGAGTGACTGTACAAATCAGATCTTGGAATATGCTGGTTTTAAGAATTTAGTAATATATAGTGCTGGAAGTAACCCATGACCTATAATCCTGTTCCTTTTCCCTGCAGATTTGAGGTTGAAGAGTTGGACTGGGATGTTGCCGTTGTCCTCGCTATGAACCGAGATCACTTTGGACCCAAGGGCCCCCTGGAGGTCGAGGCAGAAAGGCTCATTAGAGAGGCATCGCTTGGTAACCTCCAgaatgtccagagcatcctcaGAGGTGGAAAAGTTCACCCGAATGTAGGTGATGTGAGTGGACATACTGCACTCATCGCAGCTACGGTAGGAATTAGTGACACTTATATGGTTTATAAAAAGCATGGTGTTGGTTATTGTGCAGTGTAATTTAAAGGGAATTATATGCAGGCTTATGGATTGTGCTAATTTTTATATTCATAAAATCTGGTTCCACATCCCCCATTCCCAATAATCAGCAAACTATATTATGTTCTGCATCTCCTAGGCTGTATCATTTAGATACTCACTTACTGAAGTGCACTGTATTGTTTTAAAGCATGGTTCTAAAATCTTACTGACTAGTGCACTATAACGTGTATAGGGTGTAGTTTGGGACATATGGTGGATTCCCTGATGAAGGTAAAATTCTGCACCTTTGTGGTGTGAAAGAACATTGGGGGGGGttgtaacatttattattaaaagaggtactgcacacttaaatgtgtttttgggctgtaaactaaatgatatgactgtagtcgggcggcacggtggtgtagtggttagcgctgtcgcctcacagcaagaaggtcctgggttcgagtcccggggccggcgagggcctttctgtgtggagtttgcatgttctccccgtgtccgcgtgggtttcctccgggtgctccggtttcccccacagtccaaagacatgcaggttaggttaactggtgactctaaattgaccgtaggtgtgaatatgagtgtgaatggttgtctgtgtctatgtgtcagccctgtgatgacctggcgacttgtccagggtgtaccccgccttttgcccatagtcagctgggataggctccagcttgcctgcgaccctgtagaaggataaagcggctagagataatgagatgagatgagatgactgtaGTCTGACGAAACAATTAAATACTGGTGTTAatactgaaaaaaataaaaattttataaaaatcagcattttatgggttgaaaatggctcaaaatgccATTGACTGCTTAAAAccatcctgaaccttgcaaggctCATGCTGATGTACAATTAACAATTTGGGACATATCTAGGTCAtgaaatgtactgtatataaaaaaGAATGTTAATGTTCTATAACCAAAGGTGCATGGCCCACCTCGCCTAGCCCGTGCCCTTGAATGGGAGTCTGTGAAACTGTGTTCATTTTCAAATACATGCTAATTGAGACTCATTATTCACAGGAGTTTGTGagattttacctcatgaatttgattgttttgggttttttttttttcaaaataaacacattgtcaattttgattcttgcaacacatttcaaagaaagttaggacggtaaagcatttacctcTTTGTCATGTTGCCATTCCTTTGAACAACacgtaaaagatgtttaggggctgaagacaccaagtgatgaaacgtttcaagtgttattttgtcccattcttcctgcaaacaggtcttaaggtgtacaGCAGCACAGGGTTGTCATTGTCatctttttcatttcaaaatttgccacacattctctattggggacagagaggacaggcaccctcttcttccatggccgtgcctttgtaatgtgtgcagaatgcggttttgcattgtcttgttgaaatatctcaggaaaagatgtcattttgaaggcagcatatgttgctccaaaatctcattgtacttttctgcagtaatgctgccatcacagaagtgtatgttacctttgccaagggcactgacacaaccccataccatgacaaactctggcttttggactcgttcctggtaacagtctggatggtccttttcgtcttttggTCTGAAGCACATggagtccatttcttacaaaaaaaaaaaaaaaaccctggaatactgatttgtctgactacaatacacatttccactgtgtgatggcatCCCAGATGCCTCGGAGCCCAGAGGAGtcaacagcgcttctggacactgttaacataaggcttcatttttgcacagtgaagttttaactggcatttgtggatataactccatattgttgtgcttgacaaagatttgccaaagtaatcctgagcccatgtggttatatcagctatcagtgaatgatggttcttggtgcagtgccgtctgagggatcggagatcacagctgttcagcttaggcttgcgtctTTTCCTTTtacgcaccgaaattcctccagattccttgaatcatttcatgatattatgcataCTAGAAggggaaatatccaaatcccttagtGTCCTTCTTTGAggagcattgtttttaaacatttcaataattttctcatgcatttgacaAACTGGCGATCCTcggtccatctttgctcctcaaagactaggcctttcctggaaactgattttgtaccaaattatgattataatcacctgttgaTATTGCTTGTGTCAAAttgcatcattatttaattgttttacctcattactaacccTAAATTGGCCCCACCGCaacattttttggaatgtgttgcaggtctgaaacacaggaattgatgtatattaacaaatgaaatgaagtttaccgttgaccagacaaaacatgaaatatcttggtttcttcctttctgcaatgaaatacaagtcaaagtaaatttagaaatcattgctttcttttttaattgcagttttcatctcgtctcaactttttttgataTGATTTGTACTTCATAATCATCTTCTCAGAGGAAACTTCATCATACATACATTTTTCATATGTTTATGTGGGATGTCTGCTGTAGAAGTCCATAACAACATAAGAGTGAGCATATTAATATCaacctgtgatttgtagctgcactactgtcaaagCTGTTGTTATAGCAAATttatcagcaccttctgaccaatcagaatcaagcattcaacagcactgtggtatgaaAAATAATGGTGACATTCCTTATTAAAACAACTTTCAGGTGGCTTTGATAAGGATACCTCCTGATAATTACATTTCCTTTCCTGTATATGCCAAATATATAGCTTCCAGCAGATGGCGGCACTTGCATTTCTCTTTGTTGATTGTTCCACAAGACTTTAGAAGCATGACCGCTTCTGTATTTTATATTTCATCTGCCCAACCTTCAAATTCATTTCAGTATTCCCTCTTTTACACATGCATTGTGTAAATTTATTAGCTAAAATGTAATAATATTTCTATTGTTGCACAGGTCAGTTGTCATGATGATGTGATCGACTTGCTGCTGGACAGTGGGGCCGATGTGAATAAGCTGAATAATGAAGGGATGTCTGCTCTGGCTGTGTGCAGTGTCCTTTACTACCCATTCCATTCTCTACAAGAGACAGTGGCTGAAAAGACTTCTCACGATGTCATCACAGAACCAGAGGTGGTCTTAATTAGTGCCTGTATATCAGAGGTTCCCAAACGTTTTGGGAAAACATCCCCAAATGGGCATTAGTGGTTGCCAGCTTTGACATTTTGGTTTCTCCTCATTATTTACCATCACACttgtaaatccatccattatccgtagccgcttatcctgtgcagggtcgcaggcaagctggagcctatcccagctgactatgggcaagaggcggggtacatcctggacaagtcgccaggtcatcacagggctgacacagagagacaaacaaccattcacactcacattcacacctacggtcaatttagagccaccagttagcctaacctgcatgtctttggactgtgggggaaaccggagcacccggaggaaacccacacagacacggggagaacatgcaaactccgcacagaaaggccgccgtcggccactgggcttgaacccaggaccttcttgctgtgaggcgacaacgctaactacTACATTACCGTGCCACCCTCTTGTAAATCAATGTGCAGTACAGTAAATATTTCTgcatatttttgtgtttgttttcttgACTTCTGTTGCTCCACTGCATCAGGGTCACTCAGTGTTTTGTAGAAATTGGCAGTGATAGATGTACAGAGAAATTTGTAAATTTTTATTGCTGAACACCTATGCTAGCACAGTGTATCAAGATAGTGATAAAAGTCTAAAATATCACATACATGCTTTATTTAAATGTGGATTGTTTCacttcagttgcaaataattgaaatagactgatatccatccatccatccatccatccatccttccattatctgtagccacttatcctgtcctacagggtcgcgggcaagctggagcctatcccagctgactatgggcgagaggcagggtacaccctggacaagtcgccaggtcatcgcagggccgacacatagacacagacaaccattcacactcacattcacacctacggtcaatttagagtcaccagttaacctaacctgcatgtctttggactgtgggggaaaccggagcacccggaggaaacccacgcggacacggggagaacatgcaaactccacacagaaaggccctcgttggctgctgggttagaacccaggaccttcttgctgtgaggcgacagtgctaaccactacaccactttgcCGCCCCTAGACTGATATCTGTGATGTTAATTTGTAAAATAAATGAGTAAAACAAaagaggtgattttttttttttctctcatgacCACATTTGTGTATCAACCCTACTCTGGGTTTCGACCCAAGTTTGAGGAACCCTGTTGCATAAAGTAATATGATCAATAATTTAAACTGGAGTTTCCCagtttttattgttttgtttgtcATGCAAAAGCACACAATCATGGATGGCTTGAATGAGTTGAATGATATGTTAGAATTGCTAAAGCACTATATTGTGGACCATGAAAAAGAAACACTGAATAGGTAAAATGGATTGTATTTTTCATTGTGGTGATATCCATTTCTTTTTTAATAGTGTCCTCTGGCTTATTCTGCAGATCATCAAGTCCCGAACCCTGGATAACAGCCCACAGGGGTCTGCTGCTGAAAATAGGCCAAAAGATGAAGTTGATACAGAACTGACAGTCACAGACAGCCAAACGGACCAGGTGAAGCCTGAAGAATGCAGCACAGCTCAGGAGTCCGaaactcctgaacacactgaggaAATTAAAACCCCCAGTAAAGGTGAAGAGGTTCCTCAGCAGGCACAAAACGAGCAGGGCAGGGTGGTAGAGGCTGAACAGTTAGAGGAATCAGAGCCACTGAATGAAAGAATCCCAGGAGACATTTCTGCTTGGTACCAAGCTGATAATGAGGGTGAAAATATCCTTTCCactgagaaagaagaaaaaagctaCAGAAATAGGAGCCCAGGAAAAGACCCTGGTTTTGACTTGGCTAGTTCCAGCTTCCACATCGACATCACAGAGGACACACAGCAGACGACTGAGGTTCGGCGTGAAACTGGTCAGGTGTCAACTGCGGAAACCCAGGAGACAGTCCACAGGCTGGCACTCATGAAAATTCAGTGAGTTGCAGACTCTCACAGGTTAAAATGATGGGTTTGTACATTGGGTTTCATTAATcaagctgggggcggcacggtggtgtagtggttagcgctgtcgcctcacagcaagaaggtcctgggttcgagccccggggccggcgagggcctttctgtgtggagtttgcatgttctccccgtgtccgcgtgggtttcctccgggtgctccggtttcccccacagtccaaagacatgcaggttaggttaactggtgactctaaattgagcgtaggtgtgaatgtgagtgtgaatggttgtctgtgtctatgtgtcagccctgtgatgacctggcgacttgtccagggtgtaccccgcctttcgcccgtagtcagctgggataggctcctgcgaccctgtagaaggataaagcggctagagataatgagatgagatgagataatcaagcTGGATATAAACAGATTTATTCATAAATTGTTTGCAGGAGCTTTTACACAAATGTAGTATTCATGAAAACCCAGTTACtttgaaaaaaagtttgtatcctgAGAGCACCTGAATTTGTGTAACATTATGTATAAGTGACATTCTAATGTGAACCTCATCTTATAATCTCATAACTGACAACAGATCTTTGCACTTATCTTTACAGATTAAGCTGTTGGgtttaatcatttatttcaattcGTTTAAATTACACACAATTAGAAGTTTAATGCAAGAATTGTTAAATTGGTCATTTCATATTAATCGACTTGAAAGAAAGCAAATCCATTCAATTAGACAAAAGTAATAGCTCCCAATAAAAGAGGAATAATTTGTGTATGACTGTGGTAGCTGATGAGCTGCATTACTCAAAGATTTAGCACACTTCAGGCTTAGCAGATGCTCTTTCACCATTTAGTCATCATTTTGTTGTTTTCAGCTctctgtacactttttttttgttgttgttgttcaggcATCACGAAATGTTAAGCAGCTACTCCGTGAATGTTCTTGGGAATTTATGACTGATTGGCATTTTTCAGCGTATGTATACAAgtgcaaagaagaagaagaagcctttattgtcacacgtacactcaagcacagacttaagcacacagtgaaatttaacctctgcatttaacccatctgaagcagtgaacacacactgcacacacaagtgagcaatgagcacacacacatacccagagcagtgggcagctatgccgcaacacccagggaacagttgggggctAGGCGCCCtttctgccccatgttaaccaactgcatgtctttgaactgtgggggaaactggagcacccaggaggtcacccacacagacacagggagaacatgcaaactccatgcagaaaggaccccgtcagccactgggctcaaacccagaaccttcttgctgtgagacgacagtgctaaccactacaccaccatgccacccttttaaaaataaataaataataataataataataataatccttttaaCCCAAACTTTTGTAAATCAGGTGCGTAAATCTAGTTCAATTTGGCTTAAAGCATTTATACTCAACTATATCAACTGAATAATAAACGAGACCTAATGTGCATAAATTGTGTACTTTTTGGCCAAACTGCGACTATAAATACTTCAGTATGCATGATTTTCTTGTGGGATGTTTGTGACTCAGAAACGAGACCCGCTGGGCCACCATGAAGCTACTGCTGGAACGAGGAGCGGATCCAAATGTATCCAGCATTCCTATGCCTGTCATTTTTCTGGCCATAAAAGCAGGCCACGTCGAAGCTGTGCAGAGACTGCTGGAGCGCGGCGCTCGCACAGACCTGCATTTAACAGCTGAGGTGAGACTTCACTTCCAACAACAGAGTCTCAGTCACGAAGATCTAAAACACCTGCTGATTAAAAAAATGTTGTGTACCTTGATCAGCTGGATCAGTTAGATGCATGTTGGAGTTAAAAGCAACTTTCTACAGTCTAGTTGGGTGACCTTCTTATACCTgcaagctacactaccgttcaaaagtttggggtcactttggaatttccttatttttgaaagaaaagcactgttcttttcaatgaagatcactttaaactaatcagaaatacactctatacattgctaatgtggtaaatgactattctagctgcaaatgtctggtttttggtgcaatatctccataggtgtatagaggcccatttccagcaactctcactccagtgttctaatggtacaatgtgtttgctcattgcctcagaaggctaatggatgattagaaaacccttgtacaatcatgttagcacagctgaaaacagttgagctctttagagaagctataaaactgaccttcctttgagcagattgagtttctggagcatcacatttgtggggtcgattaaatgctcaaaatggccagaaaactgtcttgactatattttctattcattttacaacttatggtggtaaataaaagtgtgacttttcatggaaaacacaaaattgtctgggtgaccccaaacttttgaacggtagtgtaaatgttttcacccttAATCTGTTCTGGAATCTAGTGCACCATGTCTGTGTTGTTATGAGTCTTCATGTCATAAATAACTTCATAACTTCATACAGTCTGTTTGTCTCCTGTTCTGGTTGTCTTTATGGTTTGTATAGCAAAAGGGTCTGTACCCGCTCCATGTAGCAGCTGGACTAACTGGCCCAGAGGGTCCTAAGATCACAGGGCTGCTGTTGCGTGCTGTTGCAGACCCTGATGTAAAAGCACAGGACGCCAATGAAGTGTATGATCTGGACAAGGTTAGACTTCATGACATTACAAAGAAGGTGGCTTTTTCTCTTTATTGGTTGACTCGATCTGATTGACCAAAGAATCAGATATGTGGATGTTTAGTTTTAAGATCATTTTTTATTgaagaagtacagtggtgcttgaaagtttgtgaactctttagaattttctatatatttctgcataaatatgacctaaaacatcatcagattttcacacaagtcctaaaagcagataaagagaacccagttaaacaaatgagacaaaaatattacacttggttatttatttattgaggaaaatgatccaatattacatatctgtgagtggcacaataaatggccaagtataatatttttgtctcatttgtttaactgggttctctttatctactttcaggacttgtgtgaaaatctgatgatgttttagctcatatttatgcagaaatatagaaaattctaaagggttcacaaactttcaagcaccactgcaatgCAATGCACAATAACATGTATACATTTTATGAAGGGTTCTAAACAAATAAGAAACTGCAGTTGTGTATACACTGTCCCAAGAAATGAAAATTCATATTGCAGGCCATTTTTATTAACTGTGATTTCATCTCATTTCAGTGTGCAAGTCTGCGGCTGCCCTCTTTTATGTGGTTGCAGGATTTACAAAATAACACACTGATTGGCAGCCCTTGTTCTATTTCTGACATGCATAattaacaaacaaaaacaagcccAGCACATTGGGGCATGTTAGGCTGGTAAGACTGGCTATGTGTAAAATCTTGCTGAGCCTGGTTTAATTAACTCATGCGCCAGTAATTCAGTGTCACACTGCGTAGCAGTTACAATCAGTTCTTAGATCAAAGCCCATGCCAGTAATAAAGAAATTAATTAGTAACCTCATTGATAATGAATTTTAATGTCTGCCGCCGCATTATGTCTCACCGACTACTTTGCCTGGAACTGCCATACAGCGACTCCAGCAGCAGGTTAATGAGTAGCACTCCTGGAATTGTAATATCCAAATTACCAGGATCAAATTAATTCCAGTAATTTGGTACCTCAATGCTTCTTCAGTGCCCAAGTGTCAAGTGGTGCACATTGAATAACAAGAGAACTAAAGGGAAAACTACTGAACTATTACAGATTAAAATTAGATGAAAAAACATGTTTCTCTTATTCTGTTTAGTCTGATTTATGTGGTGCAtttttgaattattattattattattattattattattattattattattattattattataaatcagGGCACTAATCAGATTGATTTTTGATAACCTCTGttattaagtaaggaataaaacattactGGGAGTGATttgattggaaaataatcaacagtggaGTGGGGTGATGCAACCCCATGCAAAGTGGAGTAACTGCTTAAAgacgaagaatgtaaacatatcggTGAAAtgccagtagcaatttgtgaaaaat
Proteins encoded:
- the ankmy1 gene encoding ankyrin repeat and MYND domain-containing protein 1 isoform X2; this translates as MSSKRSPEVSSMMNTGLCVRNGPGLQEWTDGSRYDGDFINGLKHGNGTFTWPNGECYKGSFYKDYRHGRGTYFWPDGSQFVGKFYLNCKEGYGIHLFFDGTVFKGLYHANERFGPGVMSYPDGCQDVGLWHCKWLLRLCTTVKGGFTLMDFPEHMARLPQQHLTQIQSLPSFTMESCTENQHFFTVDTYLLGDSSCLEKGQFILPPGIENYSTDSDHLPIPQCLRQELDLHFFNRSDISMPLFFNALPLQQRMKAHIHTHRFEVEELDWDVAVVLAMNRDHFGPKGPLEVEAERLIREASLGNLQNVQSILRGGKVHPNVGDVSGHTALIAATVSCHDDVIDLLLDSGADVNKLNNEGMSALAVCSVLYYPFHSLQETVAEKTSHDVITEPEIIKSRTLDNSPQGSAAENRPKDEVDTELTVTDSQTDQVKPEECSTAQESETPEHTEEIKTPSKGEEVPQQAQNEQGRVVEAEQLEESEPLNERIPGDISAWYQADNEGENILSTEKEEKSYRNRSPGKDPGFDLASSSFHIDITEDTQQTTEVRRETGQVSTAETQETVHRLALMKIQNETRWATMKLLLERGADPNVSSIPMPVIFLAIKAGHVEAVQRLLERGARTDLHLTAEQKGLYPLHVAAGLTGPEGPKITGLLLRAVADPDVKAQDANEVYDLDKTLKKKQVGGRNMSLGSEPPSCIYTPSIEASKEGGRTPLHIACQRDTDYVNARDVVSILLSHKASTDHLWSGHSPLSLAIASGNDLAVDELLAAGADPNLPLSCQVGSALCAAANIYYNSGLHLRNRIKLVEKLIKAGANILMPVVIGEGSRSAIGTVVDYAHYMFNKDWRVAHIPYHALKQQEREAYNACHQLITMMAELMRQAATSMEKQCLENKKSQGIKHLKGVSFTDTFVLTSTGAMPPANRTRTHTAVEEQRASVNKSMAQKRKPLFKYCYQCGRTAWVALTPCSRCHEVFYCSKMCKLKAWNERHKEECIRVSGSGHPEGSHISGGQRCRRSSKRSRKGNNLNFKLDKPNSSKAAPQITHQYNPEENYSFN
- the ankmy1 gene encoding ankyrin repeat and MYND domain-containing protein 1 isoform X1, which translates into the protein MSSKRSPEVSSMMNTGLCVRNGPGLQEWTDGSRYDGDFINGLKHGNGTFTWPNGECYKGSFYKDYRHGRGTYFWPDGSQFVGKFYLNCKEGYGIHLFFDGTVFKGLYHANERFGPGVMSYPDGCQDVGLWHCKWLLRLCTTVKGGFTLMDFPEHMARLPQQHLTQIQSLPSFTMESCTENQHFFTVDTYLLGDSSCLEKGQFILPPGIENYSTDSDHLPIPQCLRQELDLHFFNRSDISMPLFFNALPLQQRMKAHIHTHRFEVEELDWDVAVVLAMNRDHFGPKGPLEVEAERLIREASLGNLQNVQSILRGGKVHPNVGDVSGHTALIAATVSCHDDVIDLLLDSGADVNKLNNEGMSALAVCSVLYYPFHSLQETVAEKTSHDVITEPEVIIKSRTLDNSPQGSAAENRPKDEVDTELTVTDSQTDQVKPEECSTAQESETPEHTEEIKTPSKGEEVPQQAQNEQGRVVEAEQLEESEPLNERIPGDISAWYQADNEGENILSTEKEEKSYRNRSPGKDPGFDLASSSFHIDITEDTQQTTEVRRETGQVSTAETQETVHRLALMKIQNETRWATMKLLLERGADPNVSSIPMPVIFLAIKAGHVEAVQRLLERGARTDLHLTAEQKGLYPLHVAAGLTGPEGPKITGLLLRAVADPDVKAQDANEVYDLDKTLKKKQVGGRNMSLGSEPPSCIYTPSIEASKEGGRTPLHIACQRDTDYVNARDVVSILLSHKASTDHLWSGHSPLSLAIASGNDLAVDELLAAGADPNLPLSCQVGSALCAAANIYYNSGLHLRNRIKLVEKLIKAGANILMPVVIGEGSRSAIGTVVDYAHYMFNKDWRVAHIPYHALKQQEREAYNACHQLITMMAELMRQAATSMEKQCLENKKSQGIKHLKGVSFTDTFVLTSTGAMPPANRTRTHTAVEEQRASVNKSMAQKRKPLFKYCYQCGRTAWVALTPCSRCHEVFYCSKMCKLKAWNERHKEECIRVSGSGHPEGSHISGGQRCRRSSKRSRKGNNLNFKLDKPNSSKAAPQITHQYNPEENYSFN